The DNA window GTTGTTCGATTTGATTGTCGGGGCATCGACGGGTGGGATTTTGGCACTCGGACTTGTCGCACCAGATCTGCAAGATGCTAGAAAACCGCGCTATTCGGCACAGCAATTTCTTGGATTTTATATAGAAGAATCTCAAGAAATATTTGATAAAAGTTTTTTTTACAAAGTTACGCGCGGCATCTTCACGAGCCGTTACCATGCACGTACACTTGAAAAAGTGCTGAAAAAGTATTTTGGACGCACGATGCTCTCAGAAGCGATCAAACCTGTCGTCGTTCCGAGCTATGAACTCCGCGGCCGGTTTACTGCCTTTTTCAAAAGTCGTGACGTCCATACAAAGAAAATCGAAAAAGATGTATTGATGCGGGATGTAGCACGGGCAGGATCGGCAGCTCCCACTTACTTTACGCCCAAAAAAATAAAGGCCTATCCAGGTGCCAGCTTTATTGACGGTGGGGTGTTTGCCAACAATCCAGCGATGTGTGCCTATGCGGAAGCAAAAGAAATTTTTCCGGACGATGAAGATCTACTCGTTGTGTCACTCGGAACAGGAAATCCACAGCTGACCATCGAATTTGAAAATTACCGTACATGGGGCCTGCTTAGATGGGCACGTCCACTTTGGTATATCCTAATGGACGGCAGCTCAGATGTGGTTCATTATCAATTGAATTATGTGTTACCGGAACGAGAAAAAAACAAGCGCTACTACCGCTTTCAAATTGAATTGTTGCAAGATGGCAGGGAAAAACTAGACGATGGTTCTCCGGAAAATATCCAGGCCTTGGTTAAACTTGGACAAGAGTTAGTCGACACACGAAAAGAAGAAATCCGAAAGCTGTGCCGACAATTAGTGGAATCCTAATTTGTCATCAAAATGTATTGGTTCAAAGCTCTGCAACAAGCTAAGATGATAAAGGGAACAAAAAGTGGTGAAACTCTTTCTTCTATAATAGAAGGAGTCGAACTTGTTCAAGTGATTTTCAGTGACAATGAATACGTATCCAATTTAGTTCGAAAAAGGAGATACCCGAAATGGCCAGAAGATACGACTATATGGATTGGCTGCGGGTCTTGTCGATTTTTGTTGTGGTCGGCATCCATGTAGTATCAAAAATTATTAACAATGCTACGACAGATGAATGGATTTGGCATTTTGCCAACGCCTTTGACGCAGGGTTGCGTTGGTGTGTACCTATTTTCTTCATGCTTAGTGGGGCGTTGCTCCTGACGCGCGGCAAAGAAGAAAGTGTCTGGCAATTTCTCCAGAAACGATTGGCAAAAGTTGTTATTCCGTTGTTATTTTGGAGCTTGGTGTACACGCTATACAATATTTACATACTGGATGAATCGTATAGCGCTTATGAAATTTTGGTGCAGTTTTTAACCGATGATATTTATTACCACTTGTGGTTTTTATACACCATCACGGGTCTTTACTTGATGGCGCCTTTTTTGAAGCTGCTCGTCATGCATATGGACAAGAAGACGTTTCAAGCCTTTTTGCTGTTTTGGATTTTCTTTTCTAGCTTTTTACCATTCTTGCCAAAGTTCTTTGACTTTGAACTTGCTTTTGCTGCGGGCTTGTTTGAACCGTATATTGGGTATTTTTTGCTCGGTGCGTATCTCGTGCTTTACCCGGTACCGAAGAAATACTTGCCAACACTTGGCATACTCGCAGCAGTCAGTTATGTGGTGACGGTGTGGGGGACTTATTATTTAAATGTCGGATTGCCGGCGGGCGAATTTGATGAATTTTTTTATGAGCATTACCGGCCGAATAATTTGTTGATTACGCTGTTTATTTTTATTGGCTTTCAGCATAGGGCGAAACGAATCAAACCAAATGCGTTGATCACCCGCATCAGTACAGCGACGTTCGGCATTTACATCATTCACCCGCTTATTCAAGTTTTTTTGAATAGAAGCTTTGGTTTAAATGAAACAACGTTTAATCCACTGATTAGTGTGCCGCTTGTTTGGATCTTAATCTTTGTTATTTCGTTCGGCATCATTTTGGCGATGCAAAAGTTACCGGTTGTTAACCGACTGGTGCCATAGAACCGAGCCAGCCTTTCTGTTGAGGGGCTGGCTTTTAATTTTTGTGGGGTTCTGGAGTTGCTTAGAGATGGAAGGAACGCGAAATCTTGATAGGTTTGGTGAGGTTCTGAAAGTCGCCTTCGGACGCTTTGGGCATGGCTTTCGCACAAAGCCGAGAAGAGCACTCGTCTTCGTGCTTCGCCTAGCCCTTGTCGCGCCTCGGCTAGGTGTTGGGGGAGACGCAGCGAACTTACTTTGTTTGGGGTAGGTAGTAGGTGTGGGGTTCTGGAGTCGCTTGGCGACGGTGGTGCACGCGCCTGCGCTAGGAGTGGGTAATTTGGGTCCGAGTTTTTAGTTTTTGAGGGGTTCTGGACATTGCCTTCAAGCGCTTGGTGTTGTGTTGGAAGTTGGCCACTGTTTTTTTTTAGGGGAATAGCGAGTGTGAGGTTCTGAAAGTCGCCTTCGAGCGCTTGGGGCATGGCTTTCGCACAAAGCCGAGAAGAGCACTCGTCTTCGTGCTTCGCCTAGCCCTTGTCGCGCCTCGGCTAGGTGTTGGGGGAGACGCAGCGAACTTACTTTGTTTGGGGTAGGTAGTAGGTGTGGGGTTCTGGAGTCGCTTGGCGACGGTGGTGCACGCGCCTGCGCTTTTTGTGTTCAGATTCGGGATTGGTGGAGGAGTTTTTGTGGGATTTTAGAAGTCGCCTGCGGACGCTTTGGGCATGGCTCTCGCACAAAGCCGAGAAGAGCACTCATCTTTGTGCTTCGCCTAGCCCTTGACGCGCCTCGGCTGGGTGTTGGGGGAGACGCAGCGAACTTACTTTGTTTGGGTTAGGTAGTAGGTGTTGGGTTCTGGAATCGCTTGGCGGCGGTGGTGCACGCGCCGGCGCTTTTATCGTGAGGCTGGTTTCATGTTCACTTGGGGCTAGACACAAATGTTCTCCAATTTGTGTCTGGCCCGTTGTCGTCCCTGAGTCGGACTCAAATGTTTCTCAATTTGTGGCCGACTCAGGGACGTGCTCCCAAGCCAAGATTCTGCACAACACTTTCAAAAAAGAATACTTGTAGTTTTTTTGGGTGGTGCATGCGCCGGCGCTTGCAGGGTGATGATTTTTACTTTTGACATTTTAGATTTAGGGGGGACGTGGGTTGTTTTCTAGATATAATGGAAATTTATTTATTCTGATATCTTTTTTTGAAAAGAGCTTTCTATCTTTGCTGGAAGTGCGTACAATACAAGTAACTAAACACTGGATACAATTGGCTTTGACGCGTATGCGGACATCTTATATACTGAAATTGGAAACGGATTTATATGTATGTTAAATATTTCTTTTATTTTTGGAAAATTAAACAAATTCAATTGGTTTAGCAAAGGGGGGGTTTTTATTGAGAATAGTTTATGGCGTGTTGAGCGCGTTACTTTTGTTCGCAGCAATGGGACAACTAACGGTTTCCGCACAAGATCAGGATGAAAAACGCATGATTATCGTTTATGAAAAAGAGCAAAAGAGCTTTTCAATCGCTAAAAAGACCGAAAATTCTGGTGGTTCTGATGTAGAGGTTTATGATGAAGTGGCGATTGCGTCTGCTATGATGACAGACGCAGAAGCGCAGGAACTTTTAAAAGATCCATCAGTTCGGACAATTGAGGAAGATATTGTGTTTTCGCTTAGTGCGCAAACAGAAGGCTGGGGAATTCCTCAAATAAAAGCACCCGTAGCTTGGAATTCAGGATTTACCGGAAAAGGTGTGAAAATTGCTGTCATTGATTCGGGGATTTCTCCGCATAATGATTTGGTGATTAAAGGCGGGATTTCAACTGCCGACTATACAACTTCCTATTCAGATGATCAGGGACATGGAACGCATGTTGCCGGAATCATTGGTGCCCGCAATAATGGCATTGGCATAAAAGGGGTGGCGTATGACGCTGATATTTATTCTGTAAAAGCTTTTGACTGGGAAGGCAATGCTTATTTGTCGGATTTGATTGAAGGTGTGGAATGGTCAATCGCGAACAAGATGAACATTATTAATCTTAGTGGAGGTTCTGCGGAAAATTCCAACGCCTTTAAAGCCGTTTTTGACCGAGCATATGCGAAAGGGTTATTGATCGTAGCGGCCGCTGGAAATGTCGGTACTTTAAGTGGAAAAGAGGATAATGTGGAATTTCCTGCTCGCTATTCGTCTGTTATTGCAGTCGGCGCATTGGATCAAGATGCTAAACGTGCAGAATTTTCTTCAACAGGACCCGCTGTTGAAGTGATGGCACCCGGCGCATATGTTTTCAGTACGATGACCAGCAATCGGTACGAGTATTTATCAGGAACTTCTATGGCCACGCCTTATGTAGCTGGCCAATTGGCTTTGCTAAAGCAAGCTTATCCAAAATTAACAAATAAGGATTTACGTGCGATTATAGCGGAAGAAGCAAAAGATTTAGGCAAAGTGGGCAGAGATCCGCTATATGGTCATGGCTTGATTCAAATTTCTTCCTATAAAGCACCGAGAGTATCGGAAACGAACAATCCGTTACTTAGTTTACGTCCGGACAAATCGTCAATTACGAGTACAGTCGGCAATTCGGTTCAACTGGCGTTAACGGCTTCGTACACAAAGGGGGAAGTCATCAATGCAGCAGAAACCGCAAAATGGGTTTCTGCAGATCCCGCGATTGCAACGGTATCCAAAGGGAAAGTGACGATGAAAGCAGTTGGCAGTACGACGGTAAAAGCGACTGTAGGAAGCAAAACGGTATCGCTGAAAGTAGAGGTTGTGCAAACAGCTAGATTGTTTACGGATGTTTCTGAAAAGTATTTCCCAGCCGTTGATTATTTGGTGAAAAGAGGACTTACTAAAGGTGAGCGTTCGACGCGATTTGGCATTCAAAGCCCGATCCTGCGTGTAGATGCAGCGATTTGGCTGGCAAAAGAGTTGGAATTAGATTTAATAGCAGCGCCAGCTTCTAAATTTACCGATGTCCCGGAACGTGCTGTAGCGTCCGTTAATGCGTTAAAACATGCGGGCTATATTGATGGCAAGACGGAGACATTATTTGGTGCTGCGCAAAGTATGACGCGAGGTGAAATCGCATTAATTTTGCAAAATAGTTATGCTTTGCAGCCAACTGCCGAAAAATTGCCATTTACAGATGTCTCTCCACGCTATGAAGAAGCGGTCAATGCACTCGTAGCGAACGGAGTTACGAATGGCGTAACCGCTACACAATTTGGCGTGAGTCAAAATGTAACGCGAGGTCAGCTGGCAATCTTTGTTTATCAACTATCTCTTAAATAAGATGAAGTTTGATTGGTTGCTTAGAAATCGTCTGCCTATGGGTAGGCGATTTTTTGTTGTCTACATCAGAGTAATTTAACTACTTCTGTAACAATTGTAACGTAAACGTAATATATATTTGACAAAAGAATAGTGGCAAGAGTGTTTTAATATGGTAAATTTAAACTGTCTTTTAGTTTGAAAATTCCGTTAGTTAAACAAGGGGGAGAAAGATTGGGGAAGATACGTTCGATTTTATTGATGGCGTTGGTGTTTTTAGTCGCTTTTGGTTCGTTTTCGGCAGGTATACCGGATGTTTCAGCAGCACCGAACAAAACAGGTGCCGGCAACGAAGAATTGCAGCTCAAAAAATCAGCAGTTAAAATACCAGAAACGCTGAAGAACCCGAAAAATCCGAAAAAACAAGTTCGGATTATCGTGGAATTAGAAAGTGATCCAACGATCGAAAACGCAACACGTAAAGGGGTACTTTACAAAGACTTACCTAAGAAACAAAAAGAATCATTAGAAGCAACAGTAAGCACTGAACAAAATTCAATTCAATCGACTATTTCAGAACTTGCTCCAGAGATTACCTATTTAGAAAATTTCACGACGGTTTTTAACGGCTTTTCTGCTGAAGTCGAAGCAGGAAAAGTAAAAGAAATTGCCTCACAAACAGGTGTAAAAGCAGTTTATGAGTCAACCGAATACAAACGTCCGGAAATCAAACCGGAAATGAAATACTCAAAAGAACTTGTGCAAGCGCAACAAGTTTGGAACGATTATAAGTATAAAGGCGAAGGCATGGTCGTCGGCGTGATTGATACCGGCATCGACCCAAGCCATAAAGATATGGTATTAACAGATGACACATCAGGTGAAATTACAAAAGCCGAAGTCGGTGCATTGCTCGGCGACCAATCCATTGAAGGCGGTCAATTTTTCACTTCTAAAGTGCCATTTGGCTATAATTACATGGACGGCAACAACGAAATTTTAGACCTTGGACCTGAAGCTTCAATGCACGGCATGCACGTAGCCGGCACAGTGGGAGCAAACGGCAATGAGGAAAATGGCGGCATTAAAGGCGTAGCGCCAGAAGCACAATTACTGGCATTAAAAGTGTTCGGCAACGATCCGTTGTATCCGTCAACTTACGGAGATATTTACATTAAAGCGATTGATGACTCGATCAAATTAGGAGCAGACGTCATTAATATGTCACTTGGATCTGTTTCAGGATTTGTGGATTCTCAAAACCCGGAACAACAAGCAGTAGAGCGCGCGACGAATAGCGGTATTCTCGTGTCCATTTCAGCTGGAAACTCGGATATGCTGGGATCGGGTTATTTCTATCCTTACGCAGAAAACCAAGATTACGGCTTAACAGGTTCACCAAGTGTTTCATTTGACTCGTTTGGTGTAGCATCATTTGAAAACGATATCATTACAGCTATGAGTTTTGCTTATCAAGCGGACGGTGCAGAAGCTGGACGCGCGATGTACTTATTGGCAAACGATAAAGACCCGCGTGAGTTGCCAGCAGCTTCTTATGAAGTGGCAAGTGCAGGATTTGGTACAGCGGCTGACTTTGCTGGAACCGATTTTACCGGCAAATTTGCGCTTATTTCACGCGGCAGCATTGCCTTTGTTGAAAAAGCAACCAATGCGCAAGCAGCAGGAGCAGTAGGAGTTATTATTTACAACAACACAACAGGTACCATCAATATGGCATCAGACCCAGCAGTTACGATTCCTTATATGTCGACTCTTCAAACAGATGGCGTCGCGATGAAGGCGTTAATCGATGCTGGCAAAAAGGTTACGGTTAACTTTGATGGGCAATATTTAGAAACGAAAAGCCCGACAGCTGGCCAAATGAGCAATTTCACTTCTTGGGGACCAACGCCAAACTTGGACTTCAAACCTGAAATTACAGCGCCAGGTGGCAACATTTTCTCGACTTTAAACAACGATGAGTACGGCTTAATGAGCGGAACGTCTATGGCAGCACCGCATGTTTCAGGCGGAACGGCATTGATCTTCCAACGACTAGATGAACTCGGCCTAGACGGCGAAGAACGTGTTCAGTTTGCGAAAAACCTGATGATGAATACAGCCAACCCAGTAGAATTGATTGCGGGTGAGTTTGTTTCACCACGCCGCCAAGGAGCAGGGTTGATGCAATTGCATGATGCGCTATCGACAGATGTGACGGTAGTTGAGAAATCAACAGGCGAATCCAAAGTAGCGTTAAAAGAAATCCAAGACGATAAATTTACATTTACGGTCGTTGCAGAGAATTTCTCTGACCAACCGGCAAATTATCAAGTAGCTGTAAATGTTCAAACCGATAAAGTGTTAAAAGCAAGCGGCGTCGACGTAACGGCACCAAACGTTGCAGGATCGAACGTAGTGACAGAACAAGTGGTGATTGACGCGCCTAAAACGGTCGCAGTTCCGGCAAATGACAGCAAAGAAATCACCGTGTCAGTGGATGTATCGGCACTGGAAAAAGATGCAGCTTATCAAG is part of the Planococcus kocurii genome and encodes:
- a CDS encoding CBASS cGAMP-activated phospholipase; amino-acid sequence: MKKVLAIDGGGVRGIIPAMLLAELEAESGKPISELFDLIVGASTGGILALGLVAPDLQDARKPRYSAQQFLGFYIEESQEIFDKSFFYKVTRGIFTSRYHARTLEKVLKKYFGRTMLSEAIKPVVVPSYELRGRFTAFFKSRDVHTKKIEKDVLMRDVARAGSAAPTYFTPKKIKAYPGASFIDGGVFANNPAMCAYAEAKEIFPDDEDLLVVSLGTGNPQLTIEFENYRTWGLLRWARPLWYILMDGSSDVVHYQLNYVLPEREKNKRYYRFQIELLQDGREKLDDGSPENIQALVKLGQELVDTRKEEIRKLCRQLVES
- a CDS encoding acyltransferase; protein product: MARRYDYMDWLRVLSIFVVVGIHVVSKIINNATTDEWIWHFANAFDAGLRWCVPIFFMLSGALLLTRGKEESVWQFLQKRLAKVVIPLLFWSLVYTLYNIYILDESYSAYEILVQFLTDDIYYHLWFLYTITGLYLMAPFLKLLVMHMDKKTFQAFLLFWIFFSSFLPFLPKFFDFELAFAAGLFEPYIGYFLLGAYLVLYPVPKKYLPTLGILAAVSYVVTVWGTYYLNVGLPAGEFDEFFYEHYRPNNLLITLFIFIGFQHRAKRIKPNALITRISTATFGIYIIHPLIQVFLNRSFGLNETTFNPLISVPLVWILIFVISFGIILAMQKLPVVNRLVP
- a CDS encoding S8 family serine peptidase; this encodes MRIVYGVLSALLLFAAMGQLTVSAQDQDEKRMIIVYEKEQKSFSIAKKTENSGGSDVEVYDEVAIASAMMTDAEAQELLKDPSVRTIEEDIVFSLSAQTEGWGIPQIKAPVAWNSGFTGKGVKIAVIDSGISPHNDLVIKGGISTADYTTSYSDDQGHGTHVAGIIGARNNGIGIKGVAYDADIYSVKAFDWEGNAYLSDLIEGVEWSIANKMNIINLSGGSAENSNAFKAVFDRAYAKGLLIVAAAGNVGTLSGKEDNVEFPARYSSVIAVGALDQDAKRAEFSSTGPAVEVMAPGAYVFSTMTSNRYEYLSGTSMATPYVAGQLALLKQAYPKLTNKDLRAIIAEEAKDLGKVGRDPLYGHGLIQISSYKAPRVSETNNPLLSLRPDKSSITSTVGNSVQLALTASYTKGEVINAAETAKWVSADPAIATVSKGKVTMKAVGSTTVKATVGSKTVSLKVEVVQTARLFTDVSEKYFPAVDYLVKRGLTKGERSTRFGIQSPILRVDAAIWLAKELELDLIAAPASKFTDVPERAVASVNALKHAGYIDGKTETLFGAAQSMTRGEIALILQNSYALQPTAEKLPFTDVSPRYEEAVNALVANGVTNGVTATQFGVSQNVTRGQLAIFVYQLSLK
- a CDS encoding S8 family serine peptidase; this translates as MGKIRSILLMALVFLVAFGSFSAGIPDVSAAPNKTGAGNEELQLKKSAVKIPETLKNPKNPKKQVRIIVELESDPTIENATRKGVLYKDLPKKQKESLEATVSTEQNSIQSTISELAPEITYLENFTTVFNGFSAEVEAGKVKEIASQTGVKAVYESTEYKRPEIKPEMKYSKELVQAQQVWNDYKYKGEGMVVGVIDTGIDPSHKDMVLTDDTSGEITKAEVGALLGDQSIEGGQFFTSKVPFGYNYMDGNNEILDLGPEASMHGMHVAGTVGANGNEENGGIKGVAPEAQLLALKVFGNDPLYPSTYGDIYIKAIDDSIKLGADVINMSLGSVSGFVDSQNPEQQAVERATNSGILVSISAGNSDMLGSGYFYPYAENQDYGLTGSPSVSFDSFGVASFENDIITAMSFAYQADGAEAGRAMYLLANDKDPRELPAASYEVASAGFGTAADFAGTDFTGKFALISRGSIAFVEKATNAQAAGAVGVIIYNNTTGTINMASDPAVTIPYMSTLQTDGVAMKALIDAGKKVTVNFDGQYLETKSPTAGQMSNFTSWGPTPNLDFKPEITAPGGNIFSTLNNDEYGLMSGTSMAAPHVSGGTALIFQRLDELGLDGEERVQFAKNLMMNTANPVELIAGEFVSPRRQGAGLMQLHDALSTDVTVVEKSTGESKVALKEIQDDKFTFTVVAENFSDQPANYQVAVNVQTDKVLKASGVDVTAPNVAGSNVVTEQVVIDAPKTVAVPANDSKEITVSVDVSALEKDAAYQAFTNGFFVDGFLTLTDVNEEVTGNTPLVVPYFGFNGGWDDANIFDYVAWNPSTYYGTTFLADEKGKTITGGTHQPDFVPSQFAFSPNGDGVMDKVVPVYSLLRNAKEFEVKVLDAAGKTLRTIRTEDELVKNYASTESYNFNPANGWDGKVLEKAVADGNYQIQLRAVIDYENAEWQSFEFPVKVDTVAPVAVASYNAAAKLVEVASFTDNPQGAGPDRWEVFLNGKELTEDAATPKDDSLAPGVKSYAVSAELKAGDKLSAVFYDTGGNKQVVDLATATPEKVKPVVFIDKPDVLSVHKTKEVAIAGRVEDDSKIVSVTVNGEPAKEFDGKTFSHSLTLADGSHYVNVKAIDEFGNEMEIRRQVLVDTKPAVITLVDVPKKVGSDQDEVEITFNVKDNFDEISAYYYDDEIFAQKLTAPYELKNFSKNITTTVPVLTDGANEIKLKVVDLAGHVTEKTFTITKKAGKPDKPGKPDKPGKPNKN